Proteins found in one Amycolatopsis umgeniensis genomic segment:
- a CDS encoding ABC transporter substrate-binding protein codes for MKRMYPAVALAAVLVLSACSTKAGDSGSSGADGSGVKAGKGVTASEITLGVMTDKTGVFKNLGLGITQGNELWAKDFNAAGGACGRQVKLETVDHGYKADTAKTLYPQIEPKVLGFVQLLGSPVVAALKQNIASDKTVAAPASWSSELLDNPYVMIVGTTYDLEIIDGLSYFQEQGLVKDGDTIGHVYIDGEYGKNGLRGSQFYAEKHNLTVKEVKITSTDNDLTNIVTGLKGDGVKAIVLTTTPAQTGSALAANKALGLNVPVLGNNPVFDPVLLKSPAANALDKLTIVASSVPFSADLPKAKDVAAKYKAAYKETPNGGIPYGYAVGEVWGAVLKKACENKDLTRDGIAAALKQTTSASTEDLVAALDFSKAGTPATRQVYAATPDASAEGGVRYVKPLFEAPEAKEYVAPHQK; via the coding sequence ATGAAACGCATGTATCCGGCCGTCGCGCTGGCGGCGGTCCTCGTCCTCTCGGCGTGCAGCACGAAAGCGGGCGACTCGGGGTCCTCGGGGGCGGACGGTTCGGGCGTCAAAGCAGGCAAGGGGGTGACGGCCTCGGAGATCACCCTCGGGGTGATGACCGACAAGACCGGGGTCTTCAAGAACCTCGGGCTCGGCATCACGCAAGGGAACGAACTGTGGGCCAAGGACTTCAACGCCGCGGGCGGGGCGTGCGGGCGTCAGGTCAAACTGGAGACCGTCGACCACGGCTACAAGGCGGACACGGCGAAGACCTTGTATCCGCAGATCGAGCCGAAGGTGCTCGGGTTCGTGCAGTTGCTCGGCTCGCCGGTGGTGGCCGCGCTGAAACAGAACATCGCCTCGGACAAGACCGTCGCTGCGCCCGCGTCGTGGTCTTCGGAGCTGCTCGACAATCCGTACGTGATGATCGTCGGGACGACGTACGACCTGGAGATCATCGACGGCCTGTCTTACTTCCAGGAGCAGGGCCTGGTGAAGGACGGCGACACGATCGGGCACGTCTACATCGACGGTGAGTACGGCAAGAACGGCCTGCGCGGCTCGCAGTTCTACGCCGAGAAGCACAATCTGACCGTCAAGGAAGTCAAGATCACCTCCACCGACAACGACCTCACCAACATCGTCACCGGGCTCAAGGGTGACGGCGTCAAGGCGATCGTCCTGACCACCACACCGGCGCAGACCGGTTCCGCGCTCGCGGCGAACAAGGCGCTCGGGCTGAACGTGCCGGTGCTCGGCAACAACCCGGTGTTCGATCCCGTGCTGCTGAAGAGCCCGGCGGCGAACGCGCTGGACAAGCTGACGATCGTCGCCAGCAGCGTCCCGTTCTCCGCCGACCTCCCCAAGGCCAAGGACGTCGCGGCGAAGTACAAGGCGGCGTACAAGGAGACCCCGAACGGCGGGATCCCCTACGGCTACGCTGTCGGCGAGGTGTGGGGCGCGGTGCTCAAGAAGGCCTGCGAGAACAAGGATCTCACCAGGGACGGCATCGCCGCGGCGCTGAAGCAGACGACGTCGGCGAGTACGGAGGATCTGGTGGCGGCGCTGGACTTCTCGAAGGCGGGCACCCCGGCGACGCGCCAGGTGTACGCGGCGACACCGGACGCGTCGGCCGAGGGCGGCGTCCGCTACGTCAAGCCGCTGTTCGAGGCTCCCGAGGCGAAGGAGTACGTGGCTCCGCACCAGAAGTGA
- a CDS encoding GAF domain-containing protein: MTAKRQVAVELAAEHSAVLGGLLREREALLATLDRVAALNGTARLIREAIGTHSGFVAELTGPEQAVIRWMSGTRTDALQDLAVPIGQGIGGRVLALGRPVRVNDYVSSPSITHQFDAQVRGEGLAAMIAVPIVSGTETVAIAYAAMREPRDFGDDAIQSLESIAGEAGRALKLASVAESDRETALSAERLRMQSALHDSVGALLFSIGVQVRNLHEDISDNPALESRLRRLEGDVSAASRALRESLLALSESSPERALPVELAEHCRSFQARCGVPARFVQLAPVPQLDAERAGLLVAAVREGLLNVEKHADALSVVVSLLPSEEGVQVVVADDGTGHRGEEPAPGTGMGLRALAERAARLGGRVSLVHDEDDGCTLRAWVPEPCRRR, encoded by the coding sequence GTGACGGCGAAACGCCAGGTCGCGGTGGAACTCGCCGCCGAGCACAGCGCGGTGCTCGGCGGGCTTCTGCGCGAGCGAGAAGCGCTGCTCGCCACCCTCGACAGGGTCGCGGCGCTCAACGGCACCGCGCGGCTGATCCGCGAGGCGATCGGCACGCATTCCGGCTTCGTCGCCGAGCTGACCGGCCCCGAGCAGGCGGTGATCCGCTGGATGTCGGGCACCCGCACGGACGCGCTGCAGGACCTCGCCGTGCCGATCGGCCAGGGCATCGGCGGCCGGGTGCTGGCGCTGGGCAGGCCGGTGCGGGTCAACGACTACGTCAGCTCGCCGAGCATCACCCACCAGTTCGACGCGCAGGTGCGCGGCGAGGGGCTGGCCGCGATGATCGCCGTCCCGATCGTGAGCGGGACAGAGACCGTCGCCATCGCGTACGCCGCCATGCGCGAGCCGCGCGACTTCGGCGACGACGCGATCCAGTCCCTCGAAAGCATCGCCGGCGAGGCGGGCCGGGCGCTGAAACTGGCGTCGGTCGCCGAGTCCGATCGGGAAACGGCGCTGTCCGCGGAGCGGCTCCGGATGCAGAGCGCGCTGCACGATTCGGTCGGCGCGCTGCTGTTCTCCATCGGGGTCCAGGTCCGGAACCTGCACGAGGACATCAGCGACAACCCGGCGCTCGAATCGCGGCTGCGGCGGCTGGAAGGTGACGTGTCGGCCGCGTCGCGGGCGTTGCGCGAGTCGCTGCTGGCGCTGTCGGAGTCGAGTCCGGAACGCGCGCTGCCGGTGGAACTGGCCGAGCACTGCCGTTCGTTCCAGGCCCGCTGCGGGGTCCCGGCGCGGTTCGTGCAGCTCGCGCCGGTGCCGCAACTGGACGCCGAACGCGCCGGGCTGCTGGTCGCGGCCGTCCGGGAGGGCCTGCTCAACGTCGAGAAACACGCCGACGCGCTGTCGGTCGTCGTCAGCCTGCTGCCCAGCGAGGAGGGCGTCCAGGTGGTCGTCGCCGACGACGGGACCGGTCATCGCGGCGAAGAACCGGCGCCCGGCACCGGGATGGGCCTGCGCGCGCTCGCCGAACGCGCCGCGCGGCTCGGCGGCCGGGTCAGCCTGGTCCACGACGAGGACGACGGGTGCACACTGCGCGCCTGGGTGCCGGAACCATGCCGTCGCCGGTGA
- a CDS encoding ABC transporter ATP-binding protein, whose product MTPPELHVTNVTLRFGGIRALDDVSFSVGSGSLHALIGPNGAGKSSCFNVISGLYRANTGSVRLGDTVLSGLAPHRLAGLGVGRSFQNAALSPGSTVLDNVMLGRHALTKGGFLACGLRLPWTTRAERRHSARAREICDFLGIGALVDLPVGALPYGAVKRVDLARALAVEPVLLLLDEPAAGMNATETAELAGTIRDVRDELGISILLVEHDMGLVMGIADRVTVLDFGRRIADGTPAEVQSDPDVIRAYLGTEASA is encoded by the coding sequence ATGACGCCGCCCGAGCTGCACGTCACGAACGTGACCCTGCGCTTCGGCGGGATCCGGGCGCTGGACGACGTCTCCTTCAGCGTCGGCTCCGGTTCGCTGCACGCGCTCATCGGCCCGAACGGCGCCGGGAAGTCCAGTTGCTTCAACGTGATCAGCGGGCTCTACCGGGCGAACACCGGGAGCGTCCGGCTCGGCGACACCGTCCTTTCCGGACTCGCGCCGCATCGGCTCGCCGGGCTCGGCGTCGGCCGGTCGTTCCAGAACGCCGCGCTCTCCCCCGGCTCGACCGTGCTCGACAACGTCATGCTCGGACGGCACGCCCTGACCAAGGGCGGTTTCCTCGCGTGTGGCCTCCGGCTGCCGTGGACGACCCGGGCCGAGCGGCGGCATTCCGCGCGGGCGAGGGAGATCTGCGACTTCCTCGGCATCGGCGCGCTGGTCGATCTCCCGGTCGGCGCGCTGCCCTACGGCGCGGTGAAACGCGTCGACCTCGCCCGCGCGCTCGCCGTCGAACCGGTCCTGCTGCTGCTCGACGAACCCGCGGCCGGGATGAACGCGACCGAGACCGCCGAACTGGCCGGCACGATCCGTGACGTCCGCGACGAACTCGGCATCTCGATTTTGCTGGTGGAGCACGACATGGGGCTGGTGATGGGCATCGCGGACCGGGTCACCGTCCTGGACTTCGGCAGGCGGATCGCCGACGGCACCCCGGCCGAGGTCCAGTCGGATCCGGACGTGATCAGGGCATACCTCGGCACGGAGGCCAGCGCGTGA
- a CDS encoding response regulator gives MPSPVTVLVVDDHPVVRDGVSLLLRYDPAMTVVGSAETGRSAILRAGVLKPALILLDLRLPDMLAPEVIAELRRVHPAGRIVVFTAHGDHQGVRAALDSGAHGCLLKDVAGTDLVAALRQVLKGDRVVDPRIFPDDGHRSDALARSGLTRREYEVLRLAAQGQTNPEIAESTGLARNTVKTYLQSALHKLGARNRVEAIGKASEAGLL, from the coding sequence ATGCCGTCGCCGGTGACCGTGCTCGTCGTGGACGACCATCCGGTGGTCCGCGACGGGGTGAGCCTGCTGCTGCGTTACGACCCGGCGATGACCGTGGTCGGCTCGGCCGAGACCGGCCGGTCCGCGATCCTGCGGGCGGGTGTGCTGAAACCGGCGCTGATCCTGCTGGACCTGCGGCTGCCGGACATGCTCGCGCCCGAGGTCATCGCCGAACTCCGGCGGGTGCACCCGGCCGGGCGGATCGTGGTGTTCACCGCGCACGGCGACCATCAGGGCGTGCGGGCCGCGCTGGACTCCGGGGCGCACGGCTGCCTGCTCAAGGACGTCGCCGGGACGGATCTGGTGGCGGCGTTGCGGCAGGTGCTCAAGGGTGATCGGGTCGTCGACCCGCGCATCTTCCCCGACGACGGCCATCGGTCCGACGCACTGGCCCGCAGCGGTCTGACGCGGCGCGAGTACGAGGTCCTGCGGCTGGCCGCGCAGGGGCAGACGAATCCGGAGATCGCGGAATCGACCGGGCTGGCGCGGAACACGGTGAAGACGTACCTGCAGTCCGCGCTGCACAAACTCGGTGCCCGCAACCGCGTCGAAGCCATCGGCAAGGCCTCCGAAGCCGGCCTCCTCTGA
- a CDS encoding FAD-binding and (Fe-S)-binding domain-containing protein gives MDSVEILADAATLALYTTDASNYRHVPEGVVVPRSVDEVIAAVAACREAGLPVIARGGGTSVAGNSCGPGVVIDLSRHVGGVLDLDPGARTARVAPGTVLDDLQALAAPHGLRFGPDPSTHSRCTIGGMIGNNACGSHSVAYGRTVDVVRELDVLLYDGTRLTVGPTSPSEVDARAAEPGTEGRVFSELRALVRDNLALLRTELSSFSRRVSGYGLEHLLPENGFDVAKALVGSEGTCVTVLGATVALAEVPKRKVLAVLGFESDIAAADAVPAILPWSPLTVEGVDADLVALLEPGRADGLPPGGAWLFVEMEDPDRARGLIAGLRGALTGSALLDDVAAQKRLWRIREEGAGLATRLAGGEEAWPGWEDAAVPPERLGAYLREFKQLMRKHGRKSVVYGHYGEGCLHLRLDFDLLSPRGVAGFRSFLEEAADLVAAHGGSLSGEHGDGQARSELLSRMYSPEILALFARFKGIFDPAGRMNPGILVDPRPVDADLRVRRAPLDLEDVTALAYPEDQGSFGQAMRRCVGVGKCRNTTGAGVMCPSYRATREEKHSTRGRAHLLAEMVNGELITDGWRSEEVAEALDLCLSCKGCLSDCPVDVDMATYKAEFLHQHHKGRLRPASHYSMGWLPVWLRAASLAPRLANTMSRRFSGLLKKFGGIAPERDLPTFARTPFTRRRDDLKRWATGPRPVVLWPDSFNNYLTPDVLDAAAEVLTAAGYDVVLPDRGVCCGLTWVSTGQLDVAKNVLRRTLSVLEPYLRSGYRVAGLEPSCTALFRGDLEALLPGDPVAKLLAEQTRTFAELIEDSPLEFRSLDVEALSQVHCHQHAVLGFGADEAAMRAAGIHNSTMDSGCCGLAGNFGFERGHYDVSVACAEDRMLPAIRAAAEGTEVVADGFSCRTQIEQLDGRKAVHLAELLRRALPSRD, from the coding sequence ATGGACTCCGTGGAGATCCTGGCCGACGCCGCGACGCTGGCGCTGTACACGACCGATGCCTCCAACTACCGGCACGTGCCCGAGGGCGTGGTGGTGCCGAGGAGCGTCGACGAGGTGATCGCGGCCGTCGCCGCCTGCCGCGAGGCCGGGCTGCCGGTGATCGCCAGAGGCGGCGGCACCAGCGTCGCGGGCAACTCGTGCGGGCCGGGTGTCGTGATCGACCTGTCGCGCCACGTCGGCGGCGTCCTCGACCTCGATCCCGGGGCGCGGACGGCGCGGGTGGCGCCAGGGACCGTCCTCGACGACCTCCAAGCGCTCGCCGCGCCGCACGGGCTCCGGTTCGGCCCCGACCCGTCGACGCATTCGCGCTGCACGATCGGCGGGATGATCGGCAACAACGCCTGCGGTTCGCATTCGGTCGCTTATGGGCGGACGGTGGACGTCGTCCGCGAACTGGACGTGCTGCTCTACGACGGCACCCGGCTGACCGTCGGGCCCACCTCACCGTCCGAAGTGGACGCACGCGCGGCCGAACCCGGTACGGAAGGCCGCGTCTTTTCGGAGTTGCGCGCGCTCGTCCGGGACAACCTGGCGTTGCTGCGCACCGAACTGTCCTCGTTCAGCAGGCGGGTGTCCGGGTACGGACTGGAACACCTGTTGCCGGAGAACGGTTTCGACGTCGCCAAGGCGCTGGTCGGCAGCGAGGGCACCTGTGTCACCGTGCTCGGGGCGACGGTCGCGCTCGCCGAGGTACCGAAACGCAAGGTGCTCGCGGTGCTCGGTTTCGAGTCCGACATCGCCGCCGCCGACGCGGTCCCCGCGATCCTGCCGTGGTCGCCGCTGACGGTGGAGGGGGTCGACGCGGACCTCGTCGCGCTGCTGGAACCGGGCCGCGCGGACGGACTCCCGCCGGGCGGTGCCTGGTTGTTCGTCGAGATGGAAGACCCGGATCGCGCGCGTGGGCTGATCGCCGGACTGCGCGGCGCGCTCACCGGATCCGCGCTGCTGGACGACGTGGCCGCGCAGAAGCGGCTGTGGCGGATCCGGGAGGAGGGCGCCGGTCTCGCGACCCGGCTGGCCGGGGGCGAGGAAGCCTGGCCCGGCTGGGAGGACGCGGCCGTCCCGCCCGAACGCTTGGGCGCCTACCTGCGTGAGTTCAAGCAGCTCATGCGGAAGCACGGCCGCAAGAGCGTGGTCTACGGCCACTACGGAGAGGGCTGCCTCCACCTGCGGCTGGACTTCGATCTGCTGTCCCCGCGAGGGGTCGCCGGGTTCCGGTCGTTCCTCGAGGAGGCGGCCGACCTGGTCGCCGCGCACGGCGGCTCGCTGTCCGGGGAACACGGCGACGGCCAGGCCCGCTCGGAACTGCTCTCGCGGATGTACAGCCCCGAGATCCTCGCGCTTTTCGCACGGTTCAAGGGGATCTTCGATCCGGCGGGCAGGATGAACCCCGGCATCCTCGTCGATCCCAGGCCGGTCGACGCCGATCTCCGGGTCCGCCGGGCGCCGCTGGACCTTGAGGACGTCACCGCGCTCGCGTACCCGGAGGATCAGGGGAGCTTCGGGCAGGCGATGCGGCGCTGCGTCGGCGTCGGGAAATGCCGCAACACCACCGGAGCGGGCGTGATGTGCCCGAGTTATCGGGCCACCCGCGAGGAGAAGCACTCGACACGCGGCCGCGCGCATCTGCTGGCCGAGATGGTCAACGGCGAGCTGATCACGGACGGCTGGCGTTCGGAAGAGGTCGCCGAGGCGCTGGATCTCTGCCTGTCGTGCAAGGGCTGCCTCTCCGATTGCCCGGTCGATGTCGACATGGCGACCTACAAGGCGGAATTCCTGCACCAGCACCACAAAGGGCGGCTGCGCCCGGCGTCGCACTACTCGATGGGCTGGCTCCCGGTGTGGCTGCGCGCGGCCTCGCTGGCGCCGCGGCTGGCGAACACGATGTCACGCCGGTTCTCCGGCCTGCTGAAGAAATTCGGCGGGATCGCGCCGGAACGCGACCTGCCGACCTTCGCCAGGACGCCGTTCACTCGACGCCGCGACGATCTCAAGCGCTGGGCGACCGGCCCTCGTCCCGTGGTGCTGTGGCCCGACTCCTTCAACAACTACCTCACACCGGACGTCCTCGACGCCGCGGCCGAGGTGCTCACCGCGGCGGGCTACGACGTCGTCCTGCCCGATCGCGGCGTCTGCTGCGGCCTCACCTGGGTGTCCACCGGGCAGCTGGATGTGGCGAAGAACGTGTTGCGCCGTACGCTTTCCGTCCTCGAACCGTATCTGCGGTCGGGGTACCGGGTGGCAGGCTTGGAGCCGAGTTGCACGGCGCTCTTCCGCGGCGACCTGGAGGCACTCCTGCCCGGTGACCCGGTGGCGAAACTGCTCGCCGAGCAGACCCGCACCTTCGCCGAACTGATCGAGGACTCACCGCTGGAGTTCCGGTCGCTGGACGTCGAAGCGCTCAGCCAGGTCCACTGCCACCAGCACGCCGTGCTCGGCTTCGGCGCCGACGAGGCGGCGATGCGCGCGGCGGGTATCCACAATTCCACCATGGATTCCGGCTGCTGTGGACTGGCGGGCAACTTCGGCTTCGAACGCGGCCACTACGACGTTTCCGTCGCCTGCGCCGAAGATCGCATGCTCCCCGCGATCCGTGCCGCGGCCGAGGGCACCGAAGTGGTCGCGGACGGGTTCAGCTGCCGGACGCAGATCGAACAACTCGACGGACGCAAGGCCGTGCACCTGGCTGAGCTGCTACGACGCGCGCTGCCCTCTCGTGACTGA
- a CDS encoding ABC transporter permease subunit codes for MSDTAVKSPAAAPPTPPAKRDRTRLVKALLWIGLLVVLLAIPLYLDAAWLKAGQYMMIGGVGAIGLTLLVGQAGQLSLAHAFFLLAGATGYTVLSGPTDDERVFGLGLDPALSLAGAVVIAALLGLAFAPVSGRLRGIYLGVASLSLVFLGLYLGQSAETLTGGTSTGRTPEPFSLFGFPFTNEGPEIELMGVPIRQAERLWYLFLLLTVLAFVVARAAVSSRIGRSWRAVRDNEAAASVMGVNVTRAKAGAFAVSSAYAGLAGAMTVLWFDILKPDESEFGTYGINISIAFLAMVIIGGLGSVPGALVGALIVNGLPQVLSLYSADLGWFSGTGDGALTPILVSSFVYGAAIILVVLFEPGGLAAIGRRITPSKKPHLPEEQGK; via the coding sequence GTGTCTGACACCGCTGTGAAATCCCCCGCCGCCGCGCCCCCGACACCGCCCGCGAAACGTGATCGGACGAGGCTGGTCAAGGCGCTGCTGTGGATCGGGCTGCTGGTCGTCCTCCTCGCGATCCCGCTGTATCTCGACGCGGCCTGGCTGAAGGCCGGGCAGTACATGATGATCGGCGGGGTCGGCGCGATCGGGCTGACCCTGCTGGTCGGGCAGGCCGGGCAGTTGTCGCTGGCGCACGCGTTCTTCCTGCTGGCGGGCGCGACCGGGTACACCGTCCTTTCCGGACCGACCGACGACGAGCGCGTATTCGGGCTCGGGCTCGACCCCGCCCTGTCGCTCGCCGGAGCGGTGGTCATCGCCGCGTTGCTCGGCTTGGCGTTCGCCCCGGTTTCCGGGCGGCTGCGCGGGATCTACCTCGGTGTCGCGTCGCTGTCGCTGGTGTTCTTGGGACTCTACTTAGGACAGTCCGCCGAGACGCTGACCGGCGGAACTTCGACAGGGCGCACACCCGAACCGTTCTCCCTGTTCGGCTTCCCGTTCACCAATGAGGGCCCCGAAATCGAGCTGATGGGCGTACCGATCCGGCAGGCGGAACGGCTCTGGTACCTGTTCCTGCTGCTGACCGTGCTCGCGTTCGTGGTCGCCCGCGCGGCCGTCTCCAGCCGGATCGGCCGGTCGTGGCGGGCGGTGCGGGACAACGAGGCCGCCGCGTCCGTGATGGGCGTCAACGTCACCAGGGCGAAGGCGGGCGCGTTCGCGGTCTCCTCGGCGTACGCGGGGCTGGCGGGTGCGATGACCGTGCTGTGGTTCGACATCCTCAAACCCGACGAGAGCGAATTCGGCACGTACGGCATCAACATCTCCATCGCCTTCCTGGCCATGGTGATCATCGGGGGACTCGGCTCGGTGCCCGGCGCGCTGGTGGGCGCGCTGATCGTCAACGGGCTGCCGCAGGTGCTTTCGCTGTACTCCGCCGATCTCGGCTGGTTCTCCGGAACCGGGGACGGCGCACTGACCCCGATTCTGGTCAGCTCGTTCGTCTACGGCGCCGCGATCATCCTCGTGGTGCTCTTCGAACCGGGCGGGCTCGCCGCGATCGGCCGCCGCATCACTCCCTCGAAGAAACCTCATCTCCCGGAGGAGCAAGGAAAATGA
- a CDS encoding Glu/Leu/Phe/Val dehydrogenase → MSVQELVVRRGRRSGVTTMVAVHSRVLGPAVGGCRFKVYPDVRDAIDDVLRLSAAMTRKCAVAGLDFGGGKSVVALEEVPTPERRRDILLDHADLIASLDGAYLAGPDVGTGPADMLVLRERTPHVFCLPEEHGGTGSSSGPTAVGVLAALRAGARTVFGDASMRGRTVVISGYGSVGAHLAADLVTQGAEVIVSDVDEHRLRAAAEQGLRRVAPDQVLGVEADVLIPAAVGGVLGPATEVSAPLVVGPANNQLTEDAVADELAARGVLWIPDFVASAGGVVYTLGREKENLTHDEALARVETLEDTTRGILDAASANGTTPLAEANVLAEARLTSGAEPRTPSPREPRTAA, encoded by the coding sequence ATGTCCGTACAGGAGCTGGTCGTCCGGCGGGGACGCCGGTCCGGGGTGACCACGATGGTCGCCGTACATTCGCGGGTGCTCGGCCCGGCCGTCGGAGGCTGCCGGTTCAAGGTCTATCCGGATGTCCGCGACGCGATCGACGACGTCCTGCGGCTGTCCGCGGCGATGACCCGAAAGTGCGCCGTCGCGGGCCTGGACTTCGGCGGCGGCAAGAGCGTCGTCGCGCTTGAGGAGGTGCCGACGCCGGAGCGGCGTCGCGACATCCTGCTCGACCACGCCGACCTCATCGCGTCACTCGATGGTGCGTATCTCGCGGGACCGGACGTCGGTACCGGCCCGGCCGACATGCTCGTGCTGCGCGAGCGGACCCCGCACGTGTTCTGCCTGCCCGAGGAGCACGGCGGCACCGGTTCCTCGAGCGGGCCGACCGCCGTCGGCGTGCTCGCCGCCTTGAGGGCCGGCGCACGGACGGTCTTCGGCGACGCCTCGATGCGAGGTCGGACGGTGGTCATCAGCGGATACGGCTCGGTCGGCGCTCATCTCGCCGCGGACCTGGTCACGCAGGGCGCCGAGGTGATCGTGTCCGATGTGGACGAACACCGGCTCCGGGCCGCCGCGGAACAGGGGCTGCGCCGCGTCGCGCCGGATCAGGTGCTCGGCGTCGAGGCCGACGTCCTGATCCCGGCGGCCGTCGGCGGGGTGCTCGGGCCCGCCACCGAGGTCTCCGCCCCGCTCGTCGTCGGCCCGGCCAACAATCAGCTCACCGAGGACGCGGTGGCGGACGAACTCGCCGCCAGGGGTGTCCTGTGGATCCCGGACTTCGTCGCGAGCGCCGGGGGCGTCGTCTACACACTCGGCCGCGAGAAAGAGAACCTCACGCACGACGAGGCGCTCGCTCGCGTCGAGACCCTGGAGGACACGACGCGAGGAATTCTCGACGCCGCTTCGGCCAACGGCACCACGCCGCTGGCCGAAGCGAACGTCCTGGCCGAAGCGAGGCTCACTTCTGGTGCGGAGCCACGTACTCCTTCGCCTCGGGAGCCTCGAACAGCGGCTTGA
- a CDS encoding ABC transporter ATP-binding protein, with the protein MLSVRDLRVRYGRSVAALHGVDLDVSPDGVLAVLGSNGAGKSTLLRTVSGTLRMHRGSITSGEVRYDGKPLTRLDPARIVGLGVVGVPEGRQVFARMTVEENLRAGGIGARSPGQRAAARKRVDELFPVLSERAKQRAGLLSGGEQQMLAIGRALMSGPRLLLLDEPSLGLAPKIVERIGAIIREIHDQGTAVVLVEQNAVMALRVADHAIVLEVGRVALAGTTAELTASEDVQRLYLGGHAEVEAVDARKRLAGRSLSRWAG; encoded by the coding sequence TTGCTGAGTGTCCGTGATCTTCGCGTGCGGTACGGCCGGTCGGTGGCCGCGCTGCACGGGGTCGACCTCGACGTTTCACCTGATGGGGTGCTGGCCGTCCTGGGCAGCAACGGCGCCGGGAAGTCGACCCTGCTGCGGACCGTCTCCGGCACCCTGCGCATGCACCGCGGCTCGATCACCTCAGGCGAGGTCCGCTATGACGGCAAGCCGCTGACCAGGCTCGATCCGGCCCGCATCGTCGGCCTCGGCGTGGTCGGCGTCCCCGAAGGCCGCCAGGTCTTCGCACGGATGACGGTCGAGGAGAACCTCCGCGCCGGCGGGATCGGCGCCCGCTCCCCCGGGCAGCGCGCCGCCGCGAGGAAACGCGTCGACGAGCTCTTCCCGGTCCTGTCCGAGCGGGCGAAACAACGCGCGGGCCTGCTTTCCGGCGGTGAGCAGCAGATGCTCGCGATCGGCCGCGCGCTGATGTCCGGCCCCCGGCTGTTGCTGCTCGACGAACCGTCGCTCGGCCTCGCGCCGAAGATCGTCGAGCGGATCGGCGCCATCATCCGCGAGATCCACGATCAGGGCACCGCCGTGGTGCTGGTCGAGCAGAACGCCGTGATGGCGTTGCGCGTGGCCGACCACGCGATCGTCCTCGAGGTGGGCCGGGTCGCGCTGGCCGGGACGACGGCCGAGCTCACCGCGAGCGAGGACGTCCAGCGGCTCTACCTCGGTGGCCACGCGGAGGTGGAAGCCGTCGACGCCCGCAAGCGGCTCGCGGGCCGGAGCCTGTCGAGGTGGGCCGGATGA
- a CDS encoding ABC transporter permease subunit, with amino-acid sequence MNTFLQLVVNGLGKGAVFALLALGFVIIFKATEVVNFAHGSLVLFGGYLVVVTRESLGWAGASLVGIVSAGLLALLLERFLLSRSRHADANSLALLTIGVDVIITEEIVRRLGVTLPFLGDAWDAQPFQIGGITLFRTHLVALLVAAVLITAFTLAFKYSNWGVAMRAQAENREAAALMGIRSSRVTATAWLVAGVLAGVAVLFIATQDFSGAGLSRGTHSIALAAFPAAILGGLDSTAGAVVGGLVVGLVEALSAQYVSFDFSKSAVFLVMLVVLVVRPSGLFGTRESTRV; translated from the coding sequence GTGAACACTTTCCTGCAACTCGTGGTGAACGGACTCGGCAAGGGCGCGGTGTTCGCGTTGCTGGCGCTGGGTTTCGTGATCATCTTCAAGGCGACCGAAGTGGTCAACTTCGCGCACGGCTCGCTCGTGCTCTTCGGCGGCTACCTGGTCGTCGTGACGCGCGAATCGCTCGGCTGGGCGGGCGCTTCACTGGTGGGCATCGTGTCCGCCGGGCTGCTCGCCCTGCTGCTGGAACGGTTCCTGCTGTCCCGCTCGCGGCACGCCGACGCGAACAGCCTGGCGCTGCTGACCATCGGTGTCGACGTGATCATCACCGAGGAGATCGTGCGGCGTCTCGGCGTCACTTTGCCGTTCCTCGGCGACGCCTGGGACGCGCAGCCGTTCCAAATCGGCGGGATCACGCTGTTCCGCACGCATCTGGTCGCGCTGCTCGTCGCCGCCGTGCTGATCACCGCGTTCACCCTCGCGTTCAAGTACTCGAACTGGGGTGTCGCGATGCGGGCGCAGGCGGAGAACCGCGAGGCCGCCGCGCTGATGGGGATCCGCAGTTCCCGGGTGACGGCGACCGCGTGGCTGGTGGCCGGGGTGCTCGCCGGAGTCGCGGTGCTGTTCATCGCCACCCAGGACTTCTCGGGCGCGGGACTGTCCCGCGGCACGCACTCCATCGCGCTCGCGGCGTTCCCCGCGGCCATCCTCGGCGGACTGGATTCGACCGCGGGCGCGGTGGTGGGCGGGCTGGTCGTCGGCCTCGTGGAGGCGCTTTCGGCTCAGTACGTGTCTTTCGACTTTTCCAAGAGCGCGGTCTTCCTGGTGATGCTCGTGGTCCTGGTGGTGCGGCCGTCGGGGTTGTTCGGGACAAGGGAGAGCACCCGTGTCTGA